In Deltaproteobacteria bacterium, the genomic window ATCGATTCTGAATCCGCGCGCCACGTGGACGAGCTTGGATTCCAAGCGCAACCTGTTTTCGTTTGGAGTAGTCCCTGGGTCTTTAAAGCGTGTGTCGGGCTCTTTTCCGACAGTGGTTCAGGTTTAGAGGTCCGGGACATAAACATCTCTCGGAGGATATGTATGAAACGGATACGCGACAGAGCGCGTCTTGTGACGGTGCTCGGACTGGCCGCACTGATCCTGTTCGGGTATTACGAAGTATCCAATGCCGGCAAGATCGCTCCGAATTTGGAGTTTTTGCTTTCCAATCAGCAGGCGAATCGGAGCGCGGAAACGACAGTAGGCGCCGACGGGACCGGTCTCGTTCGTGTTATCGTACAGGCTGGATGCAATGACGATGTTTTGCAACGGAGCGGTTTTCGTGTTTCAAGCCGAGTAGGCGACGTTCTCACTGGAAGCATATCCGCCGACCTCCTATCCGGGCTGTCCGCGCTTCCTTGTGTCACATACGTTGAAGCCCCCTCCACCCTAAAGCCGAACATGGACATGAGCTATCCCGCCATTAAGGGGAACCTCGCCCGGTCCGGCAGCCTCGGCGCGTATTCAGGCCTCACCGGTCGCGATGTAATTGTTGCGGTAATCGACACGGGAATCGATTTGAACCATCCCGATTTCAAGGACGCCGACGGTAAGACGCGTGTCCTTTGGGTTTGGGATCAGACCGTTGATGGTACTCCGCCCTCTACGTTCACTTACGGGAATGAATGCTCTCAGTCCAAGATCGAAGCAGGTGAATGCACCGAGGCGGACACTGTGGGACACGGCACTCACGTGGCCGGTGTCGCCGCGGGCAACGGGCAGGGAACCGGAAACGGATTCCCTGCGGAACGTTATGTGAGCGCGGCGCCCGAGGCGGATCTCATTATTGTCGAAGGGAGCAACGACGGCGGTTTCGAAACCGATCGTCTTATTGACGCCATTTCGTATGTCCTGGCCCGAGCGGAAGAGGCGGGCAAGCCCGTTGTGGTGAATCTGAGCCTGGGAAGTCAGTTCGGCCCCCACGACGGCACTTCGCTTATCGCCAGAACCGTGGACAATGCATCCGGCCCGGGAAAGGTTTTCATAATCTCAGCGGGGAACGAAGGCAACAATCTCCCTTCGCTCTTTACCCGTCCGTATGTGCATGCCAGTGGCCAGGTCCCCGACACGGTAACCATTGAACTTCCGGCATGCCGAAACGAAGGATCCCAGAATGACTTCCTGAGCGCCGACATCTGGTACGATACGAACATGTGCGTGGGGATCACCGTCACCAGCCCCAACGGATTCCAGCGCAGCGCAAGCACCGGCGAAAGCAACGACATGGACCAGCGATGGACCGAAGACGGGTATATCTACATCGATAACTCCGTGGGCGGAGTCAATCCCAACAACCTGGACCATGAAGCGCTCATTCAGATCTTCGATTTCTTCGACAGGAACAGCTCCGACCAACGCGTTCCCACGCCGGGCGTGTGGACCATCCAACTTACAAAACTATGCGACGCGAGCGATACTACATATCACCTCTGGGTCTTCGCCAATCAGTTCTGTACGGAAAACGCCGGTATTACCTCTCCGAATGCTACCAACAATTTTCTGATCGCAAGTCCCGGGGATGCGGTAAAGAGCATCTGCGTAGGCGCGTTCACCGTGCGGAATACGTGGACCAATGTGAACGGCGACACTGTTAAAGAGGACGATCCGATCAACCAGATCGCGTATTTCAGCAACACCGGACCCACCCGCGACGGAAGAACCAAGCCGGACATCACCGCTCCCGGCAGTCTGATCATCTCCAGTCTCAGTTCCCGCGCGCGCACGGAATTTCCCGTGGAAGACATCGTGGACGACGGGGTTCACGCCATATTTCGAGGCACCAGTTTTTCCGCTCCCCATGTTACCAGCGCGACCGCGCTCCTTCTCCAGATCGACTCCCAACTCGAGCCCTTCAAGATCCTGGATTTTCTGAAAGCCTCGGCGGATTCAGACTCCTTCACAGGTCGGGTGCCCAATACCGTATGGGGATTCGGCAAGGTCAACATTCTGGAAGCGCTACAGCTGGATCCTCCCCAAGGACCTGAAATCACTTCTCTCACCCGGGTTTCCGGTACGGTCGCGGAACTGTCCTGGGACGAGCCCATGTTTCCGGCCACGGCAATCATTGTGGAGCGAAAAGCGGGCGAGACCGGGACCTGGGAACACGTAGCCACGCTTCCGGGAACCGATCGCAGCTATCGTGATGAAACCTTGATCGATGGTACTGTGTACTATTATCGCATCGCTGCCCGGTACAACCAGTTGCAGACCAGCTACAGCGAAGAAAAGAGCACCTCCTCATCGGCCGCCACCGGTGGCGGCGGCGGTGGTGGAGGTTGTTTTATTCAGACCGTCCGTTGACCCCATCGTCCTATCGATGGAACGCCCTTCTCACCCTTCACTACCCTGACCCGACCCCATGCATCTTTGCATGGGGTTTTTTTGTTGCAAGGACTGACGGGTCAAGGTAAATAGGTGCTCTATGGATTTCCTGACGAATCGGATTACGGACGTTCCCGGCATCCGCGTGGGCCACGCGTCGGATTTCGATGCCATGACGGGATGCACGGTAGTACTATGCCCCGAGGGAGCCGTTGGCGCCGTGGATATTCGAGGAGCAGCCACGGGAACACGTCAAATCGACGCCCTCTTCCACCGTCATTCCGTTCATTACGTGAATGACGTCATGNNNNNNNNNNNNNNNNNNNNNNNNNNGGGGGCGCACTGAAATTTCTGGAGGAGCAGGGCGTCGGCTTCGATGTCACCATAACCCGGGTTCCTATTGGGCCGACCGCCATCGTATTCGACCTTGGATTTGGCCGGCATGATGTTCGGCCCGGAGTGGAGATGGGCTACAGGGCCTGCCGGAATGCCCATATAGACGTGCCGACCGGAAGTGTCGGCGCCGGCACGGGAGCCACGATCGGAAAGTTTTTCGGACTGGCTCAGGCTATGAAAGGCGGGATCGGCACCTCGAGCATTTTTGTGCCTCCGGACATCATCGTAGGGGCCCTCGCCGTGGTGAACGCATTCGGGGACATTCGCAATCCGAAGTCCGGCGCCATCATTGCGGGCGCCCGAACCGCTCCGGACAGCCATGACTTCGCCGATACCGACAAGTGTCTGCTTTCGGGTCTCAAGCGGAAGAGTTTCTCGATCGTGAGTAATACGACCGTTGGTGTGGTGGCCACCAACGCCGCCCTAACCAAGGCCACAGCCAGCAGCGTGGCGCGAATGGCGCAGAACGGACTGGTCCGGGTTCTTTCGCCTGCGCACACCCTGTTCGATGGGGATATCGTATTCGGTCTTTCGGTGGGAGACGTCGAAGCGGATATAAACGCAGTAGGTGTGGCGGCGGAAAAAGCGTTATCCCGGGCCGTGCTCGACGCCGTTTTCACCAGCCACGGCATGGGTCTGCTTCCTGCCTATCGAGACCTCCGCTCCGGTTCCGGCCCCGAACCGGAATACCCTTGATAGCCGGGCCTCCTGCACCCTTCCGGGAAACTCCGCCGAGCGGATAAACCATTCGTATGATCGCCTTGATTCACTTCAAGCCAGGAGGAGTCGATTATGAAGGTAGTGATGTTCAACGGCAGCCCCCGCAAGAACGGTAACACCACTCAGGCCCTGAAACTGACGGAAACCGTTCTGAACGAGCAGGGTATTGAAACCGAAATCATCCGAATCGGAGGAACCGGACTTCACGGCTGCATTGCCTGTTACAAGTGCATGGAAAACAAAGATCGGCGTTGCGGAGGTATCAAGGACGACCCCCTGAACGAGTATCTCGGAAAAATGGTCGAGGCCCACGGCATTGTGATCGGAACTCCCACCTACTTCGGTAACGTATCGGCCGAGGTCAAAGCGTTGATCGATCGATGCGGCCTCGTTTCCAGAATGAACGGCGGTCTTCTGAGCAGAAAGGTAGGCGTTGCCCTGGCGGTCGCGCGCAGGGCCGGGGCCGTGGAAGCCATTACGTCCATTAACAATTTCTATCTCATCAACGATGTGATGATACCGGGATCGATGTATTGGAACTTTTGCATCGGCCTCAAGCCCGGAGATATCCAAAACGATAAGGAAGGCCTGGACACGGTAAAACGTACGGCGGAAAACGCGGCCTGGATGATCCGCAAGCTGACGGCATAGATAGCATCCTTGTTCACGGGGGAAACTAGTTAAAAGTTCCCCCTACCCCTCTTTTAAACGCCGGCGGCCCCGCTCCGCCGGTGGGCCCACGGATTCACGCGCTCGAAATCCTTGTGACTGCTAGTGCGAGAGAACGCGAAGTTCGATACTGACGGCGTCGTAGACCAGATGCATGCCCAGATGCTCGAAAAAGCGACCGGAGCCGTAAATCACATTCCAGCGCGTCCGATCCAGATCAAAATGGGCTTCCACGGAGATGGCGCCGTCCGACGTACGTCCGATAGTAGCCGGAAAGCGTATGTCCGCGCTCACCCCCCGGAGGCTCAAACTGCCCTGGATGTCGTAGTTTGCCGCGCCCATGGGCGCGTCTCCGATCAGCTTGCCGGACTCGATGACAACCACGGCTTTTGGAAACAGTTTCACAAAAAAGAAATCGTCGGACTTGAGATGTTCGATGAGCACCGGCTGTAGGTCATCGCCCTCCAGGTCCACGTTTTTGATGGAACGCATGTCGATCTCGAAGTCTCCCTCGATCACGCTGTCTCGTACGCGGAATTCCCCCTTGGACAACCGGATCGTACCCAAATGCTTGTTGTGGCGTTGCGGCCGGTCCACTCGATCGAGCTTTTGGATACGTCTACCGAGTAATCGCGGTCTTCCAAGGGAATGGTCATGTCCGGCTCGTCGATCTTTTCGGGTTCCGTCCCTTCCAGCGGGTATCCCGCAGCCCGCCAGGCCTCCACGCCTCCTTCGAGTAAATAGATCCTACGGTAGCCCAGCCTCGAGAGTTTCTCGGCGGCAACCGCTGCGTCGTAAGAATGGAAACTCGATCCGTATACGACGATGTTGTGATCCCTGTCGGGCGCAATGGCCTCGATCTGGTCCGGAAAGGTGACCTCATATACACAAGCGTTCTTGGCTCCAGGTAAGCGTCGCTTTTCGTACCATTCGCTCGGAAGCGTATCGATGGGTGTCACGTCTCCTCCCCTCTCGAGAAGTACGAACACCTGCTCCGCACTCATTTTCCTGATCGGCGCAGCACGCTCCATGACATCCTCCGGATTCCTCTTTGTTTAATAGCCGGACAGGGCCCTTCCGGCCGTCTTTCCATTCTCCCTAAAAAAAGGTCCCAACCGGCGACAAAAGGACTATTCGTCCGTTCCTCGCGTGAGGGTCCTCAACACATCTTCCTTGCCGATAATGCCCACCAACCTTCCGCTTTCCACCACGGGGATGGTGTGGAAGTTCTTCTCCACCATCAACGTCGCCACGTCCTCGATGGTCGCCTCCAGCCCCACCGTGTATGGATTCGGAGTCATGGCGTCGCCGGCGGTGGCGGCCGCCATCTTCTTTACTTCCTTTTCGAACACTTTCATGGACTTCAGCGGAATGAAACTGTCCAACAGTGTAAACACCGAAGGCAGCGAGAGTTTTTTCTGTTGAGCAATCAGATCGCTTTGACACAGTATCCCTTTAAGTTTTCCTTTAGCGTCCACCACGGGCACACCGTTAATGTGTTTGTCGAACAGTAGCTTCGCCACCTGGCCGACCTCGGTTTCCATGGAAACGGTAACCGGGTTCTGTGACATGATGTCTTTTGCCTTCAGCATGAGTTCTCCTCATAGTTGGAATAGTGTGATGAACGGCGCGGTCAGTCCTCCACGGGTCGCCTTGTCCTTCCATGCTCCTCGATGATTTCAATTCTTCAACGGACGATCATTATTCGATCCTGCAATCAAGGATTCATTTATTACGGATGGCCTTCCATAATTCCCCAACAAACTTGCCTAACAGGCATAGGATGACAAAAAGCAGAAGAAAGGCATAAAACAACCCCAGCAACAAACCGATGAACCCAACGCCGCACATACGAACGGAGTTCCCTCCATCTCGACATGACAACCGCCGGCCGCGATCCGAGCCAGAGGTCTTCCTGTTCCGAACCGGGTGCTCTCCGGGATAACCCATGAAAGCCCTCGGCCTGACGCCGGACCCGAACAGCATGTGTCCGCCGGAACCGTAGATATGCCAACAGAAGATAACGGCCTGGCGGCTGCTCAAGGACCTGCTTGAATAATATATAATTATACGCCGGAATCCTTTGAAGTTTCAAAGCGGGTCGATGGGATGCCGAATCGGATGACGCCGCCTATCCTGAATGCTCTCATGCTCGCCCCTGCGCCAAAGGCGGTGCGGCAAAACCAAAGAAACCTCAGGGGCGAGCCCCAAAACGCTTCCCCCAGCAAACCTGAACTGATTCCATTTCTGCGCTTTCACTCTAGTGCAGCCGTATGACTTGTCCCAGGCGTGGAACCGTTACGGCAAATCCCGCGCC contains:
- a CDS encoding S8 family serine peptidase, whose protein sequence is MKRIRDRARLVTVLGLAALILFGYYEVSNAGKIAPNLEFLLSNQQANRSAETTVGADGTGLVRVIVQAGCNDDVLQRSGFRVSSRVGDVLTGSISADLLSGLSALPCVTYVEAPSTLKPNMDMSYPAIKGNLARSGSLGAYSGLTGRDVIVAVIDTGIDLNHPDFKDADGKTRVLWVWDQTVDGTPPSTFTYGNECSQSKIEAGECTEADTVGHGTHVAGVAAGNGQGTGNGFPAERYVSAAPEADLIIVEGSNDGGFETDRLIDAISYVLARAEEAGKPVVVNLSLGSQFGPHDGTSLIARTVDNASGPGKVFIISAGNEGNNLPSLFTRPYVHASGQVPDTVTIELPACRNEGSQNDFLSADIWYDTNMCVGITVTSPNGFQRSASTGESNDMDQRWTEDGYIYIDNSVGGVNPNNLDHEALIQIFDFFDRNSSDQRVPTPGVWTIQLTKLCDASDTTYHLWVFANQFCTENAGITSPNATNNFLIASPGDAVKSICVGAFTVRNTWTNVNGDTVKEDDPINQIAYFSNTGPTRDGRTKPDITAPGSLIISSLSSRARTEFPVEDIVDDGVHAIFRGTSFSAPHVTSATALLLQIDSQLEPFKILDFLKASADSDSFTGRVPNTVWGFGKVNILEALQLDPPQGPEITSLTRVSGTVAELSWDEPMFPATAIIVERKAGETGTWEHVATLPGTDRSYRDETLIDGTVYYYRIAARYNQLQTSYSEEKSTSSSAATGGGGGGGGCFIQTVR
- a CDS encoding flavodoxin family protein; the encoded protein is MKVVMFNGSPRKNGNTTQALKLTETVLNEQGIETEIIRIGGTGLHGCIACYKCMENKDRRCGGIKDDPLNEYLGKMVEAHGIVIGTPTYFGNVSAEVKALIDRCGLVSRMNGGLLSRKVGVALAVARRAGAVEAITSINNFYLINDVMIPGSMYWNFCIGLKPGDIQNDKEGLDTVKRTAENAAWMIRKLTA
- a CDS encoding YceI family protein is translated as MSKGEFRVRDSVIEGDFEIDMRSIKNVDLEGDDLQPVLIEHLKSDDFFFVKLFPKAVVVIESGKLIGDAPMGAANYDIQGSLSLRGVSADIRFPATIGRTSDGAISVEAHFDLDRTRWNVIYGSGRFFEHLGMHLVYDAVSIELRVLSH
- a CDS encoding rhodanese-like domain-containing protein, whose amino-acid sequence is MERAAPIRKMSAEQVFVLLERGGDVTPIDTLPSEWYEKRRLPGAKNACVYEVTFPDQIEAIAPDRDHNIVVYGSSFHSYDAAVAAEKLSRLGYRRIYLLEGGVEAWRAAGYPLEGTEPEKIDEPDMTIPLEDRDYSVDVSKSSIEWTGRNATTSIWVRSGCPRGNSAYETA
- a CDS encoding CBS domain-containing protein translates to MLKAKDIMSQNPVTVSMETEVGQVAKLLFDKHINGVPVVDAKGKLKGILCQSDLIAQQKKLSLPSVFTLLDSFIPLKSMKVFEKEVKKMAAATAGDAMTPNPYTVGLEATIEDVATLMVEKNFHTIPVVESGRLVGIIGKEDVLRTLTRGTDE